From a region of the Ignavibacteria bacterium genome:
- the efp gene encoding elongation factor P, whose amino-acid sequence MATTSDLKNGIIIKFNNDLHQVLQVEHRTPGNLRAFYQVKMRNLRNGKMIDNRFRSGEEITVERLEQKVYQYLYKDNTEYYFMENETYDQIHLLEDIVGEQGEFLKAGQEVQIVFHNGKALSLVLPPHIVLQVTSAPPAVKGNTSTNATKTVTLETGAEVNVPLFIDEGEFIKIDIRTREYLERVKK is encoded by the coding sequence ATGGCAACAACCTCAGATTTAAAAAATGGTATTATTATCAAATTTAACAACGATTTACACCAAGTTTTACAGGTAGAGCACAGAACACCCGGCAATTTAAGGGCATTTTATCAGGTAAAAATGAGGAATTTGAGAAACGGGAAGATGATTGACAACAGGTTCCGTTCGGGTGAGGAAATTACTGTAGAGAGACTTGAACAGAAGGTATATCAGTATTTGTACAAAGATAATACAGAGTACTACTTCATGGAGAACGAGACGTACGATCAGATACATTTATTGGAAGACATAGTTGGAGAGCAAGGTGAATTTTTAAAAGCCGGACAGGAAGTTCAGATTGTTTTCCACAATGGAAAGGCATTATCACTGGTTTTACCTCCACATATTGTACTTCAGGTTACTTCGGCACCTCCGGCAGTTAAAGGCAATACTTCAACAAATGCGACCAAGACTGTAACACTGGAAACAGGTGCAGAAGTGAATGTACCTTTATTTATAGATGAAGGAGAGTTCATAAAAATTGATATTAGAACGAGGGAATATCTCGAAAGAGTTAAAAAATAA
- the accC gene encoding acetyl-CoA carboxylase biotin carboxylase subunit, whose product MFNKILIANRGEVALRIIRTCKELGIKTVAVYSTADKNSLHVRFADEAVCIGPPQSDQSYLSIPKIIAAAEITNADAIHPGYGFLAENAEFAEICADTNITFIGPKPEMIIKMGDKAIAKGLMKEAGVPLVQGSDGKFSDYETAASIAERIGYPIMLKAAAGGGGKGMRIVREASHLEQAMFIAKSEAMAAFGDDSMYIEKLVENPRHVEIQIMGDKYGTIVHVGERDCTVQRRHQKLIEESPSPIIDEDLRERMCEAAIAAGKTVNYESLGTVEFLVDKNKDFYFMEMNTRIQVEHPITEAVSGLDLVKEQIKIAAGERISKKKQKLFGHSFEVRINAEDPSKNFQSSSGLITAFNAPGGHGVRIDTHCYSGYNIPQHYDSMIAKLIVLGTTREEAIARMLRALDEFIIEGVKTTLPIFKQIFREKKFIENDFDTNYIEKREEIEV is encoded by the coding sequence ATGTTTAATAAAATTCTAATAGCTAATAGAGGCGAAGTTGCGTTAAGGATAATAAGAACCTGCAAAGAATTAGGCATTAAGACAGTTGCTGTTTATTCGACAGCAGATAAGAACTCTTTACACGTAAGATTTGCAGATGAAGCCGTATGTATTGGGCCTCCGCAGTCGGACCAAAGTTATTTAAGCATACCTAAAATAATCGCAGCAGCGGAGATTACGAATGCTGACGCGATACATCCCGGATACGGATTTCTTGCGGAGAATGCTGAATTTGCGGAAATATGCGCAGATACTAACATTACATTTATAGGTCCAAAACCTGAAATGATAATTAAGATGGGAGATAAAGCGATAGCCAAAGGACTTATGAAGGAAGCAGGTGTACCGCTTGTTCAGGGCAGCGACGGGAAATTTAGTGATTATGAGACGGCAGCAAGTATTGCAGAAAGGATTGGATATCCTATCATGCTAAAAGCAGCAGCGGGAGGCGGAGGTAAGGGCATGAGAATAGTACGTGAAGCGAGTCATTTAGAGCAGGCAATGTTTATAGCAAAAAGTGAGGCAATGGCTGCATTTGGGGATGACAGTATGTACATTGAGAAATTAGTTGAAAATCCAAGACACGTTGAAATTCAGATAATGGGCGATAAGTACGGGACTATTGTACATGTGGGAGAAAGAGACTGTACGGTTCAAAGAAGGCATCAGAAGTTAATTGAAGAATCACCGTCTCCTATAATTGATGAGGATTTAAGAGAGAGAATGTGCGAGGCTGCAATAGCTGCAGGGAAAACGGTAAATTATGAGAGCCTTGGAACGGTTGAATTTTTAGTGGATAAGAATAAGGATTTTTATTTCATGGAAATGAACACAAGAATTCAGGTAGAGCATCCTATTACAGAGGCAGTTTCAGGACTTGACCTGGTGAAAGAACAAATAAAAATAGCAGCGGGGGAAAGGATATCGAAGAAGAAGCAGAAATTATTCGGGCATTCTTTTGAAGTAAGAATAAATGCTGAAGACCCTTCGAAGAATTTCCAATCTAGTTCTGGACTTATTACTGCGTTCAATGCACCAGGAGGACATGGAGTAAGAATCGATACACACTGCTACTCCGGTTATAACATACCACAGCATTATGATTCTATGATAGCTAAACTGATTGTTCTCGGAACTACACGAGAAGAGGCAATAGCGAGGATGCTGAGAGCTCTCGATGAATTTATAATTGAAGGAGTAAAAACAACATTACCAATTTTTAAACAAATTTTCAGAGAGAAAAAGTTTATCGAAAACGATTTCGATACGAACTACATTGAAAAAAGAGAAGAAATTGAAGTATAG
- the gap gene encoding type I glyceraldehyde-3-phosphate dehydrogenase, with product MSLKIGINGFGRIGRLVFKRMIQKGGFEVVAVNDLADTKTLTHLLKYDSIHGRFPGELKVTEKGFNLNGKEILITSEKDPTKLEWDKKGVDLVIESTGVFTTKEKLSMHLTAGAKKVILTAPPKDDLDAIVVLGVNDEVLKPEYKIISNASCTTNCLAPMVKVLDDNFGIEKGFMNTIHSYTNDQVMLDQPHKDLRRARAGAVNIIPTSTGAAKAVGKVMPHLNGKLDGLSLRVPTPDGSITDFTVILKKEVKKEEINAAMKKASETSLKGILEYCEDPIVSSDIVGNDHSCIFDALSTMAFGSLVKVIGWYDNEWGYSCRVVDLAKRII from the coding sequence ATGTCACTAAAAATTGGAATAAATGGTTTCGGGCGTATCGGACGCCTTGTTTTTAAAAGGATGATCCAAAAGGGTGGTTTTGAGGTTGTTGCTGTTAATGACCTGGCTGATACCAAAACTTTAACGCATCTTCTTAAATATGACTCGATTCATGGCAGGTTTCCGGGTGAATTAAAGGTAACTGAAAAAGGTTTTAATCTTAATGGTAAAGAAATCCTGATTACTTCTGAAAAAGATCCCACGAAACTCGAATGGGATAAGAAAGGTGTTGATCTCGTAATCGAATCCACCGGTGTCTTTACTACAAAAGAAAAGCTTTCTATGCACCTTACAGCAGGAGCTAAAAAAGTTATTCTTACTGCTCCGCCTAAAGATGATCTCGATGCTATAGTAGTTCTCGGTGTTAATGACGAAGTTTTAAAGCCCGAGTATAAGATAATTTCAAATGCTTCATGCACAACGAACTGTCTCGCTCCTATGGTTAAAGTTCTAGACGATAATTTCGGTATAGAGAAAGGTTTTATGAATACTATCCACTCTTATACTAATGATCAGGTTATGCTCGATCAGCCGCACAAAGACCTCAGAAGAGCAAGAGCGGGTGCTGTTAATATTATTCCAACTTCAACTGGTGCCGCAAAAGCAGTCGGTAAAGTTATGCCCCATCTTAACGGCAAACTTGACGGTTTATCTCTTAGAGTCCCTACACCAGACGGCTCCATTACAGACTTTACTGTTATTCTTAAGAAAGAAGTTAAGAAAGAAGAAATCAACGCAGCTATGAAGAAAGCTTCGGAAACTTCGCTTAAAGGTATTCTCGAATATTGTGAAGACCCGATTGTATCTTCTGATATAGTAGGTAACGACCATTCCTGTATCTTCGATGCACTCTCAACAATGGCATTCGGAAGTCTTGTAAAAGTCATTGGGTGGTATGATAATGAGTGGGGATACAGCTGCAGAGTTGTTGACTTAGCTAAAAGAATTATCTAA
- a CDS encoding branched-chain amino acid ABC transporter permease produces the protein MKSKLYFIGTVLAIFLINLVKDSIDPYYYTILIYIGINIILASSLNLINGFTGQFSLGHAGFMAIGGYLSIAFSTYFAPFFSSLFGTGLFGENMTFVSVIIAGGIAAALIGLLVGVPSLRLKGDYLAIVTLGFSEIIRVLIQGMDFIGASQGYRGVYQYSNGIKSLSMIEGSQDSFVFYSVPKYTDFFWVFFVAAILIYFTFNLINSTYGRGFIAVKDDEVAAESMGINTTKFKVMAFVSGAFFAGVAGALYGHFNLYLNPEDFNFLKSIEIVAMVILGGMGSIPGVIIAAVILTILPELLRGISEYRMVVYALLLIIMMLTRPQGIFGVKFRIRKKKAGTVK, from the coding sequence ATGAAGAGTAAGCTTTATTTTATTGGGACTGTTCTGGCAATATTTCTAATTAATCTTGTAAAAGATTCCATCGACCCTTATTATTACACGATCCTTATCTACATCGGAATCAACATTATACTTGCTTCCAGTCTTAATTTAATAAACGGTTTTACAGGTCAGTTCTCCCTCGGTCATGCAGGCTTCATGGCTATCGGAGGATATTTATCCATTGCCTTCTCAACATACTTTGCTCCTTTCTTTAGCTCACTTTTTGGTACCGGATTATTTGGCGAGAATATGACGTTTGTTAGTGTCATAATTGCCGGCGGTATTGCTGCTGCTTTGATTGGATTACTTGTTGGAGTTCCTTCTCTTCGTCTCAAAGGTGATTATCTTGCAATCGTCACTCTCGGTTTTTCTGAAATTATACGTGTTCTAATTCAAGGTATGGATTTCATCGGAGCATCGCAGGGGTACCGTGGTGTGTATCAATACAGTAATGGAATAAAAAGTCTATCAATGATTGAGGGGTCTCAGGACTCATTCGTTTTTTACAGTGTTCCGAAATATACGGACTTCTTCTGGGTATTCTTTGTGGCGGCTATACTTATTTATTTCACATTTAATCTAATTAACTCAACCTATGGCAGGGGATTCATTGCAGTAAAAGATGATGAGGTCGCAGCTGAATCAATGGGTATTAATACAACAAAGTTTAAAGTTATGGCTTTCGTAAGCGGTGCTTTCTTTGCAGGTGTTGCCGGAGCTCTGTACGGTCACTTCAATCTGTATCTCAACCCGGAAGACTTCAATTTCCTTAAATCAATCGAAATAGTTGCAATGGTCATTCTCGGAGGCATGGGAAGTATTCCTGGTGTTATTATTGCCGCTGTTATACTTACAATACTCCCGGAATTACTTCGCGGAATATCAGAATATAGAATGGTTGTCTATGCACTTTTGCTTATAATAATGATGTTAACCCGTCCTCAGGGAATATTCGGTGTCAAGTTCAGAATTAGGAAGAAGAAAGCAGGTACGGTAAAATGA
- the accB gene encoding acetyl-CoA carboxylase biotin carboxyl carrier protein — protein MDLKYLQKIIKMLDTSNLAEIEIEEEGTKIRLSKPRPKMFAGTVPMLPQQGGGFMHTPAAGMETTHETKSETKKEEILGTNVYEVRSPMVGTFYASPSPDAEPYVKAGDLVSTGSVICIIEAMKLMNEIESEVSGKLIKILVENGTAVEYDQPLMLIEKA, from the coding sequence ATGGACCTAAAATATTTACAAAAGATTATAAAGATGCTTGATACAAGCAATCTTGCCGAAATAGAAATTGAAGAAGAGGGCACAAAAATAAGATTATCAAAACCGAGACCTAAGATGTTTGCAGGAACAGTACCAATGTTACCTCAACAAGGTGGTGGATTTATGCATACTCCGGCAGCAGGTATGGAAACTACTCATGAGACAAAATCGGAAACCAAGAAAGAGGAAATATTAGGAACTAATGTTTACGAAGTCAGGTCTCCCATGGTAGGAACGTTCTATGCATCACCTTCGCCTGATGCAGAACCATACGTAAAAGCAGGAGACTTAGTAAGTACAGGGTCGGTAATCTGCATAATTGAAGCTATGAAACTAATGAATGAAATTGAATCAGAAGTTTCCGGTAAATTAATAAAAATTCTTGTAGAAAACGGCACGGCAGTTGAGTACGACCAGCCGCTGATGTTAATAGAGAAAGCATAA